The genomic DNA AATGCCAGCACGTCCGCCTGCCGGTATTCCGCCAGGATTTGCTCGTCGGAGAGCCGCGGCAGCAGGGTCGCGCTGGCAATGCCCATGTAGTGATTCCGCTCGAGGGAGTCGGTCCGGATCCGCCACTCGAACTTTTCTGCCGGAAGTTTGGCCGCCACTCGCGCCGCGAATTCGTGGTCGCGCTCGGTGTTGCCCATCATCAGCAGACGATAACGGTCCGACCGCGGCTCGCGCACCGGGGACGGCGTAAAATAGCCGATCGCAACCCCATGCAAGATCGTGGTGACCCGCTCCGGCGGAACCGTGCGTTCCACGCACGATCGCTGGCTGTCGGAAGTCAGCACCACCCGATCGGCGTTCGCGTAGCCGTCCGGCCGCAGCCAAACCGAATCCCACCGTCTGGCGCTGCAGTGGACGCTGACAACCACCTTGATTCCCCGGCGATGATAGGGCGCGACATGCTTCAGGGGGCCAAATTCCCCCCAAAGGAAATGGGCAATGCGGCGCTTCGGAACCTGCCCCAGTTGCCACAGAATTCTGCGCTCATCCCAAATGGGCACCAATCCGTTCCACTCCGAACCGTAATGGCGAATCCCCCACCGCCGGAGGCCTTCCCCCAACCTCCAACTGACCTTCTGGAGGGAATGCCACCACAGGACATACTGGATTTCATCCACGCCCAACGCGGCCGTCAGGGGCATCATTCCAGAAACCGCAGGGATCGTGACCGGGATTCGAGTGATATGGCAAATGGTCGCGTCTGGCATGATAGGCCGTTCTCCTGTTCAGGTCCGTTGCACC from Deltaproteobacteria bacterium includes the following:
- a CDS encoding glycosyltransferase, translating into MPDATICHITRIPVTIPAVSGMMPLTAALGVDEIQYVLWWHSLQKVSWRLGEGLRRWGIRHYGSEWNGLVPIWDERRILWQLGQVPKRRIAHFLWGEFGPLKHVAPYHRRGIKVVVSVHCSARRWDSVWLRPDGYANADRVVLTSDSQRSCVERTVPPERVTTILHGVAIGYFTPSPVREPRSDRYRLLMMGNTERDHEFAARVAAKLPAEKFEWRIRTDSLERNHYMGIASATLLPRLSDEQILAEYRQADVLALPMLDSAANNVILESMACGTPVVVNRVGGAAEYVDSECNFLLSNDRNVDEWVEKLLWLERNRDVAEQMRPATRTWAERFDWKLIAEQYRAMYRDVLARG